The segment CGGAACCGAGGAATGAGTCAAAAACAAGGTCTCCTTCATTGGTGGCTAGAGTGAGAATGCGTTGGATTAAACGTTCAGGTTTGAGAGTAGTAAAAACAGCTTCACTGCAACTGTTTCGTAAATTGCCACTTACGTATCTTTTCGTTTTTATCATGCCGTCTGATGCGGATTAACATAAATATCGCATTTACTTCATCTTATTGTGTATATCATATTTAATATGAATAATCTATGGTATGTCAACGTCAAAAATCTAAATTCCCGGACAATCTATAAAGACCTGCCCCCCTTCTCCTTTCTATTTGCAATTTAATTGATAATTTATATACTTATACAGGCATACCGTAAAGAAGGTAATGCCTGAGTTCTTCCGGCAGATATCAGTTGAAAGAACGTATCTCTACCAAAAAATTAATTACTATGCGTAAACGGAACGGTAATTGATAGGCAGTACCTGCCCTACCTGTTATGAAATGGAACAATGACATTGCGTGGAGCGAAGCGACGAAACAATCTCCTCCTGGTGGGTTCAGGTGTAATCGGTAAACGGGTTGTACTCTTAGTTAGTTCCTGAAAATCCCCCTTAAAAAGGTGGTTTTAACGGTTGTTGTAAAACTGCTTCAATAACATGAAAACTGCTAATTTTGCTGAAACATTCTACCAGTTCAAAGAAAATTGAAAGGATATAAGCTCTATGGTTAAAAAATT is part of the Candidatus Jettenia sp. AMX2 genome and harbors:
- a CDS encoding DNA methyltransferase, whose product is MIKTKRYVSGNLRNSCSEAVFTTLKPERLIQRILTLATNEGDLVFDSFLGSGTTAAVWEGIKGWVIPEEMQGRVYQDKRKKSGKDNNSKSHNKQRKLFK